One Pristiophorus japonicus isolate sPriJap1 chromosome 19, sPriJap1.hap1, whole genome shotgun sequence genomic window carries:
- the LOC139230051 gene encoding ferritin heavy chain B-like: MGSLRGVWPAALLLGRGLRGPALGLAARRRRLQSQGRQNYPAGCEAAINVQINRELAASYVYLSMAYYFDRDDIALRNFAKFYMEQSDEEQEHATMLMKFQNQRGGRIILRDIKKPDQDEWGNGLEAMERALQLEKDVNQCLLDLHKLASEQNDPNLCEFLESKFLNEQVEAINKLGEHITNLKRLGAPENGMGEYLFDKHTLGESS; the protein is encoded by the exons ATGGGGAGCCTGCGGGGCGTGTGGCCGGCGGCGCTGCTCCTGGGCCGCGGCCTGCGGGGTCCGGCGCTCGGCCTAGCGGCCCGGCGGCGGCGGCTCCAGAGTCAGGGCCGCCAGAACTACCCGGCGGGCTGCGAGGCCGCGATCAACGTGCAGATCAACCGGGAGCTCGCCGCATCGTACGTCTACCTGtccatg GCGtactactttgaccgggatgacaTTGCGTTGAGAAACTTTGCCAAGTTCTACATGGAGCAGTCGGACGAGGAACAGGAACACGCAACGATGCTGATGAAGTTTCAGAATCAGCGTGGAGGCCGTATCATCCTGCGGGATATCAAG AAACCTGACCAGGACGAATGGGGCAATGGTCTGGAGGCTATGGAGCGAGCTCTGCAGCTGGAGAAGGATGTTAACCAATGCCTACTGGACCTGCATAAACTGGCTTCCGAGCAGAACGATCCCAAT CTGTGCGAATTCCTGGAGTCAAAATTCTTGAACGAGCAAGTTGAGGCCATTAATAAGCTTGGAgagcacatcaccaacctgaagaggctgggagcccctgagaatggcatgGGGGAGTACCTGTTcgacaagcacaccctgggggagagCAGTTAA
- the LOC139230054 gene encoding ferritin heavy chain-like: MSSQVRQNYHQECEAGINRQINMELYASYVYMSMSAFFDRDDVALKNFAKFFHDQSHEEREHAEKLMKFQNKRGGRVILQDVSKPDRDEWTNGLEAMRCALHLEKTVNQSLLELHKLASDKVDPHMCDFLETHYLDEQVEAIKKLGDIITNLVRMGAPQNGMAEYLFDKHTLGDSS; encoded by the exons ATGTCTTCCCAAGTGCGCCAGAACTATCACCAGGAATGCGAGGCGGGCATTAATCGCCAAATCAACATGGAGCTGTATGCCTCATATGTCTATATGTCCATG tctgccTTCTTTGACCGAGATGATGTTGCCCTGAAGAACTTTGCCAAGTTTTTCCACGATCAGTCCCACGAGGAGCGGGAACACGCCGAGAAACTGATGAAGTTTCAGAACAAGCGCGGGGGCCGTGTCATTCTCCAGGATGTGTCG aAACCTGACCGAGACGAATGGACCAATGGTCTGGAAGCGATGAGGTGCGCCCTGCACTTGGAGAAGACAGTTAATCAATCTCTCCTGGAGCTGCATAAGCTCGCTTCTGACAAGGTCGACCCTCAT ATGTGCGACTTCCTGGAGACTCACTATTTGGACGAGCAAGTCGAGGCGATCAAGAAACTTGGCGACATCATTACCAACCTGGTCCGCATGGGGGCGCCCCAGAATGGCATGGccgagtacctgtttgacaagcacaccctgggaGACAGCAGCTAA